A genomic window from Triticum urartu cultivar G1812 chromosome 7, Tu2.1, whole genome shotgun sequence includes:
- the LOC125525309 gene encoding desmethyl-deoxy-podophyllotoxin synthase-like, with translation MELPYYSYHLALCILLALLYHAVLRAAAAAATRRPRPKLPPGPWQLPITGSLHHLLRGLPHHIMRDLSLRHGPLMLLRVCEREAIVVSSAEAAREIYKGNEAAFSARLSSPGIDELSRHGQGIVFAPYGDNWRLLRRILMMELLSARRVEAFRRIREEEAARLVSSLQATSDGRLVNMGERLEELVTDSVVRAMFRDRLPDRATFPRIVKQGMDLSLIFGLRDLFPSSWLVRLVPRGGGGKAERHRQEVFSVMGSILKSHEERRAARDGDAEHEQDMVQVLLRIQKDAANTRVSLTDRVIRALLIVSSLVTTKALYLPKRVSHSRAAEREPSICAAAIGGKRARVHFVSKRKINLRSPHESAAATHRAGRCGRPRLRAAVSRCSLPSANSRSPPHQNAYPPLETRAAAPLTLCSPPLLPA, from the coding sequence ATGGAGCTGCCATACTACTCGTACCACTTGGCCCTATGCATCTTGTTAGCTCTCCTCTACCATGCCGTCctacgcgccgccgccgccgctgccaccaGGCGTCCCCGCCCGAAGCTGCCTCCTGGTCCGTGGCAGCTTCCGATCACCGGCAGCCTGCACCACCTGTTGCGCGGGCTCCCACACCACATCATGCGCGACCTCTCCCTCCGCCATGGCCCGCTCATGCTGCTCCGCGTGTGCGAGCGCGAGGCCATCGTGGTCTCCTCCGCCGAGGCCGCGAGGGAGATCTACAAGGGCAACGAGGCCGCCTTCTCGGCGCGGCTAAGCAGCCCGGGCATCGACGAGCTCTCGAGGCATGGCCAGGGGATCGTCTTCGCGCCCTACGGCGACAACTGGCGGCTGCTCCGCCGGATCCTCATGATGGAGCTGCTCAGCGCGCGGCGAGTCGAGGCATTCCGACGGATccgcgaggaggaggcggcgcgccTGGTCTCGTCGCTTCAGGCGACGTCCGACGGTCGACTGGTCAACATGGGCGAGCGGCTGGAAGAGTTGGTGACAGACTCGGTGGTGCGTGCCATGTTTAGGGACAGGCTGCCCGATAGGGCCACGTTTCCGAGGATCGTCAAGCAAGGAATGGACCTGTCGTTGATTTTCGGCCTCCGGGACCTCTTCCCTTCGTCGTGGCTAGTTCGACTTGTgccgcgcggcggcggcggcaaggcgGAGCGGCACCGTCAGGAGGTGTTCAGCGTTATGGGCAGCATCCTCAAGAGTCACGAGGAGAGGAGGGCAGCCAGAGATGGAGATGCCGAGCACGAGCAGGACATGGTCCAAGTGTTACTCAGGATCCAAAAAGATGCTGCCAATACACGAGTCTCCTTAACCGACAGAGTCATAAGGGCACTCCTCATAGTAAGCTCTCTCGTTACAACCAAGGCTTTATATTTACCTAAAAGAGTCAGTCATTCCCGAGCGGCCGAACGCGAGCCGTCGATTTGCGCTGCCGCGATAGGAGGCAAGAGGGCACGGGTCCACTTCGTgtccaaaagaaaaataaacCTCCGTAGTCCGCATGAGTCCGCCGCTGCCACACATCGCGCCGGCCGATGCGGCCGGCCCCGCCTCCGTGCCGCCGTGTCCCGCTGCTCCCTCCCGTCCGCCAACTCACGTTCTCCTCCGCATCAAAACGCCTATCCTCCGTTGGAAACCCGAGCAGCGGCGCCGTTGACGTTGTGTTCTCCGCCCCTCTTGCCTGCGTGA